In a genomic window of Microterricola viridarii:
- a CDS encoding alpha/beta hydrolase yields the protein MSRFRLFAGRSWWRLDAGGLALGLLLAALSLTPSLLPRPALLQGVIAGLSFAVGYAVGALLVALLRPLARRLIGWRPSAAVIRWAWIIGAVVVLAAGVWFAVLAVAWQNEVRALVEMPPVDGVDIAAFYLGAVPVAVLCLAIGRGIRRLHRGLSRLVGPLIGALGAALLVGLGAFTLGTVVMGAIDGIYEARNAAPAHWVSEPTSEFHSAGADSPMEWDTLGRHGTAFLGGGPTAADIAEVTGEPALEPIRVYSSLHTADSTAGRAALAVDELVRTGAFERSVLVVATATGSGWLEPQTTDSLEYLHGGDTAIVSMQYAYTPSWVSFVFEPDAPVDAARVLFDAVHAEWLTHPASERPKLISYGLSLGAHGSQSTFADLAEVRERTDGALFVGSPNGTPLWRELQAAREPGSPAWQPVLDAGAEVRWMSQPGDFDKLAGPWGEPHVAYLQHATDPVTWLGPELLWAEPDWLQPGQRAADVSPNMHWIPVVTALQVVVDMLMGESVPASHGHNYGDVVLDGWAAVTGDGGLDAAATERIRAVIAEYAAVRPVGSSVGE from the coding sequence GTGAGCCGATTCCGCCTGTTCGCGGGCCGCAGCTGGTGGCGCCTGGATGCCGGCGGCCTCGCGCTCGGCCTGCTGCTCGCCGCGCTCTCGCTCACCCCCTCCCTGTTGCCGCGCCCCGCGCTGCTGCAGGGCGTGATCGCCGGCCTGAGCTTCGCCGTCGGGTATGCGGTCGGCGCCCTGCTCGTCGCACTGCTGCGCCCGCTGGCCCGGCGCCTGATCGGCTGGCGGCCGAGCGCGGCCGTCATCCGCTGGGCCTGGATCATCGGGGCCGTCGTCGTGCTCGCCGCCGGGGTCTGGTTCGCCGTCCTGGCCGTGGCCTGGCAGAACGAGGTGCGTGCGCTCGTCGAGATGCCGCCGGTCGACGGCGTCGACATCGCCGCCTTCTATCTCGGCGCCGTCCCCGTCGCCGTGCTCTGCCTCGCCATCGGCCGCGGCATCCGCCGCCTGCACCGCGGGCTCAGCCGGCTCGTCGGGCCGTTGATCGGCGCGCTCGGCGCCGCCCTCCTGGTCGGGCTTGGCGCATTCACCCTCGGCACCGTCGTGATGGGCGCCATCGATGGCATCTACGAGGCCCGCAACGCCGCGCCCGCCCACTGGGTCAGCGAGCCGACGAGCGAGTTCCACTCGGCCGGCGCCGACTCTCCGATGGAGTGGGACACGCTCGGCCGGCACGGCACCGCCTTCCTCGGCGGCGGACCGACGGCGGCTGACATCGCCGAGGTCACCGGCGAGCCGGCGCTCGAGCCGATCCGTGTCTACTCCTCGCTGCACACCGCCGACAGCACAGCGGGCCGGGCGGCGCTCGCCGTGGACGAACTCGTGCGCACGGGCGCATTCGAGCGCTCGGTGCTCGTCGTCGCCACGGCCACCGGGTCCGGCTGGCTCGAGCCGCAGACGACCGACTCGCTCGAGTACCTGCACGGCGGCGACACCGCGATCGTGTCGATGCAGTACGCGTACACGCCGAGCTGGGTGTCCTTCGTGTTCGAGCCGGATGCCCCGGTCGACGCCGCCCGGGTGCTCTTCGACGCGGTGCACGCCGAGTGGCTGACGCACCCGGCATCCGAGCGCCCCAAGCTGATCAGCTACGGGCTGAGCCTCGGCGCGCACGGCAGTCAGTCAACTTTCGCCGACCTCGCCGAGGTGCGCGAGCGCACCGACGGCGCCCTGTTCGTCGGCAGCCCGAATGGCACCCCGCTCTGGCGCGAGCTGCAGGCCGCGCGGGAGCCGGGCAGCCCAGCCTGGCAGCCGGTGCTCGACGCGGGCGCCGAGGTGCGCTGGATGTCGCAGCCCGGCGACTTCGACAAACTGGCCGGTCCGTGGGGCGAGCCGCACGTCGCCTACCTGCAGCACGCCACCGACCCGGTCACCTGGCTCGGGCCCGAGCTGCTCTGGGCCGAGCCGGACTGGCTGCAGCCGGGCCAGCGCGCCGCCGACGTCAGCCCGAACATGCACTGGATCCCCGTCGTGACGGCGCTGCAGGTGGTCGTGGACATGCTGATGGGGGAGAGCGTTCCGGCCAGCCACGGCCACAACTACGGCGATGTCGTGCTCGACGGCTGGGCGGCCGTCACCGGCGACGGGGGGCTCGACGCGGCCGCGACCGAGCGCATCCGCGCCGTCATCGCCGAGTACGCCGCCGTGCGCCCGGTCGGCAGCTCGGTCGGCGAGTAA
- a CDS encoding FadR/GntR family transcriptional regulator, with amino-acid sequence MPVVPRAWELVLRHIERELLDGKLLPGDHLPPERALATELGVGRSSVREAVRVLEGFGLIRTQTGSGPSAGAIIIATPQGGMSALMRLQVAAQGFPVADIVKTRLLLETQIVAGLADAAGPLDAAELLLAAMDDDALTPAEFLALDAQFHVALAEASGNQVVTAMMAGLREAVESYALAGLPAVADWGATLRRLRTEHHGIVAAITASDAAAASTRIHAHITGYYTETHPQETPPW; translated from the coding sequence ATGCCCGTCGTGCCACGCGCTTGGGAGCTCGTGCTGCGCCACATCGAGCGCGAGCTGCTCGACGGCAAACTGCTGCCCGGCGACCACCTGCCGCCGGAACGCGCGCTCGCGACCGAGCTCGGCGTCGGCCGCTCCAGCGTGCGCGAGGCCGTGCGCGTGCTCGAGGGCTTCGGCCTCATCCGCACGCAGACCGGCAGCGGGCCGAGCGCGGGCGCCATCATCATCGCGACCCCGCAAGGCGGCATGTCGGCGCTGATGCGCCTGCAGGTGGCCGCCCAGGGCTTCCCCGTCGCCGACATCGTGAAGACCCGCCTGCTGCTCGAGACGCAGATCGTGGCCGGGCTCGCGGATGCCGCCGGCCCCCTCGACGCGGCCGAGCTCCTGCTCGCGGCCATGGACGACGACGCGCTCACCCCGGCCGAGTTCCTCGCCCTCGACGCGCAGTTCCACGTCGCGCTGGCCGAGGCATCCGGCAACCAGGTCGTCACCGCCATGATGGCCGGGCTGCGCGAGGCGGTCGAGAGCTACGCCCTCGCCGGCTTGCCCGCCGTCGCCGACTGGGGCGCCACCCTGCGCCGCCTCCGCACCGAACACCACGGCATCGTCGCAGCCATCACGGCCAGCGACGCCGCCGCCGCCAGCACCCGAATCCATGCCCACATCACGGGCTACTACACCGAAACACACCCCCAGGAGACTCCGCCATGGTGA
- a CDS encoding CoA transferase gives MGAILEGLARTVGDEGAAARVSIHPGETGLTARLRTGELALDSVSFFAAQAARLLGLPAIEVSPLRVGVNFSSYNYLSVDGVPAAAWAPLSGFFEAADGWVRTHANYPHHRARLCAAFGLDDSAGRDELAEVLATVPAADAEALALARGALCVRVRTPEEFERLIPRAPLLDWAAASAAPAEGRAGAGRAGRPRVLDFSRVIAGPTCTRALALLGADVLRIDPPEPAEIPVQHIDTGAGKRSAVLDLGQHAERIEQLLAGADVVVLGYRPGSLARFGLDEQTLRERHPHLVIATLSAYPPASAWAVRRGFDSLVQAASGIAVVEGRLEAPIEGRVAGLAVRPGALRAQALDHATGYVLAGAICAALADGVPATVRSSLAAAAQELLALGPSETGETPLPADDVALAAELETVQSDYGVLRRARAVIDLPGRAQGPVALLGSARPEWVPAR, from the coding sequence ATGGGAGCGATTCTTGAGGGTTTGGCCCGCACGGTCGGTGACGAGGGCGCGGCCGCCCGCGTGAGCATTCACCCGGGTGAGACGGGCCTCACGGCCCGGCTGCGGACGGGGGAACTCGCCCTGGACAGCGTCTCCTTCTTCGCCGCGCAGGCCGCCCGGCTGCTCGGGCTGCCGGCCATCGAGGTCAGCCCACTCCGGGTCGGCGTGAACTTCAGCAGCTACAACTACCTGAGCGTCGACGGGGTGCCCGCCGCGGCCTGGGCCCCGCTCAGCGGGTTCTTCGAGGCCGCGGACGGCTGGGTGCGCACGCACGCCAACTACCCACACCACCGCGCCCGGCTGTGCGCAGCCTTCGGCCTCGACGACTCCGCCGGCCGCGACGAGCTCGCGGAGGTGCTCGCCACCGTGCCTGCGGCGGATGCCGAGGCGCTCGCCCTGGCCCGCGGCGCGCTCTGCGTGCGGGTGCGCACACCCGAGGAGTTCGAACGGCTCATCCCGCGCGCGCCGCTGCTGGACTGGGCGGCGGCCTCGGCGGCCCCGGCGGAGGGGCGGGCAGGCGCCGGCCGCGCGGGCCGCCCGCGCGTGCTCGACTTCTCCCGCGTCATCGCCGGGCCGACGTGCACCAGGGCGCTCGCGCTGCTCGGCGCCGACGTGCTCCGCATCGACCCGCCCGAACCGGCCGAGATCCCCGTGCAGCACATCGACACCGGGGCGGGCAAACGCTCGGCCGTGCTCGACCTCGGCCAGCACGCCGAGCGGATCGAGCAGTTGCTGGCCGGGGCGGACGTCGTCGTGCTCGGCTACCGGCCGGGCAGCCTGGCCCGGTTCGGGCTCGACGAGCAGACGCTGCGCGAGCGGCATCCGCACCTCGTGATTGCCACCCTCAGCGCCTACCCACCGGCCAGCGCGTGGGCGGTGCGGCGCGGCTTCGACTCGCTGGTGCAGGCGGCATCCGGGATCGCCGTGGTGGAGGGCCGCCTGGAGGCGCCGATCGAGGGCAGGGTCGCTGGGCTCGCCGTGCGGCCGGGCGCCCTGCGCGCGCAGGCGCTCGACCACGCCACCGGCTACGTGCTTGCCGGAGCGATCTGCGCGGCGCTCGCGGACGGGGTGCCGGCGACGGTGCGCTCCTCGCTGGCGGCCGCGGCGCAGGAGCTGCTGGCGCTGGGCCCGAGCGAAACCGGTGAGACGCCGCTGCCGGCGGATGACGTGGCGCTCGCCGCCGAACTGGAGACCGTGCAGAGCGACTACGGCGTGCTCCGGCGTGCCCGCGCGGTCATCGACCTCCCGGGGCGGGCTCAGGGGCCGGTGGCGCTGCTCGGCAGCGCCCGGCCGGAGTGGGTCCCCGCGCGCTGA